In Nymphaea colorata isolate Beijing-Zhang1983 chromosome 5, ASM883128v2, whole genome shotgun sequence, one genomic interval encodes:
- the LOC116255300 gene encoding uncharacterized protein LOC116255300, giving the protein MTKMASYVPVAIQDENLHIHKGKAVAGGKSDVRDVQKKGLKSRKALADLSKPGKTSFTGPKVPALKQKSAVPVKNSNGAPKNGQLTEEEIKQCNEWAKEGIEHIHFSGSDMHKFEKETRECNVEREVNEIMTGFHNWIQISHVQISLGQMEQDVERYDKDNLEFEQTPERLWSPREQPEHDVSSFLRGDEDPSNSFMDDKQYCIPEFKLKRQYEVETA; this is encoded by the exons atgacaaaaatggcCTCATATGTGCCAGTTGCAATTCAAGATGAAAATTTGCACATACATAAAG GAAAGGCTGTTGCTGGGGGCAAAAGTGACGTGCGTGATGTTCAGAAGAAAGGACTTAAATCTCGAAAAGCTTTGGCAGATCTTTCAAAGCCTGGAAAGACATCTTTCACAGGTCCAAAAGTTCCTGCCTTGAAGCAAAAGTCTGCTGTGCCAGTTAAGAACAGCAACGGTGCCCCAAAGAATGGTCAACTTACTGAAGAAGAGATAAAGCAATGCAATGAATGGGCCAAGGAAGGGATTGAGCACATCCATTTTTCAGGGAGTGACATGCATAAATTTGAAAAGGAAACGAGAGAATGCA ATGTCGAGAGAGAAGTGAACGAAATCATGACTGGCTTCCACAACTGGATTCAAATATCCCACGTGCAGATAAGCTTAGGTCAGATGGAG CAGGATGTTGAAAGATATGACAAAGACAACTTGGAGTTTGAGCAAACACCTGAGCGTTTATGGTCCCCAAGAGAACAGCCAGAACATGACGTTTCATCATTTTTGAGAG GTGATGAAGATCCAAGCAATTCTTTCATGGATGACAAGCAGTACTGCATACCAGAGTTCAAGTTAAAGAGGCAATATGAAGTAGAAACTGCATGA